Proteins co-encoded in one Aspergillus flavus chromosome 2, complete sequence genomic window:
- a CDS encoding C6 transcription factor: MISGDRMSSTSSLRPRRYKAVIACTTCRRRKVKCDGLRPVCGRCQRKRELQRTCTYIAASDHRSSTGNHHHSSAVVSPQLPTPATSAQINSGNLDAISPPSAHSPVNPGEFSFEVRAAVDARLGLPSPKKRCPIPLTDAPLFGLLSIPDSINPIANPADNVLPPRRHADHLVNLYWQCLDPLEPLLDQRSFWTTYEAIFDGREIECNEQIILCILNLIFALSTQLQESTPSEQRNSASRTFFLRAWHLLRPEVILWQAGSLETVQCLILMTQYLRCTSNLHQTWMALGSAVRIALSIGLDRSGREISEPQRENDVTPDVWQQCVFMDRSLSWSLGRSSSAPRVPFSSNSLRNGSNPPNYDSNAVTSVSEKMQELTKITGYINLSEIPTSRNPAEGLDLAMQTQAEPYTVIQIDESLTRLENSLPPFQPHTPIIEPTDRRLFLLRLRIAYTRIILLRPTMAHFCLPHPQPQKPNEPSLADHITQTHATLCVTNAQKLITLIQTCSQQDNPGLIPWWYRVFFLYIAMQHLIAAMLRPDVFATVVVESWNTAVSVLSAHEHLSLSVGRCLNKLRLMWGKVGDIQASMSHVVLADCDMGWRDVFQYLGFEAEMSLFGMDDSVGVGDIDWSL; the protein is encoded by the exons ATGATCAGTGGTGACCGTATGTCCTCGACTTCATCCCTACGGCCCAGAAGATACAAGGCCGTCATTGCCTGCACGACCTGTCGTCGTCGCAAGGTCAAATGCGACGGTCTCCGCCCAG TGTGTGGAAGATGCCAACGCAAAAGAGAGCTTCAGAGGACCTGTACTTACATCGCTGCGTCAGACCACCGTAGCAGTACTGGCAACCATCATCACTCATCAGCTGTAGTATCCCCACAACTGCCGACTCCTGCTACATCTGCTCAAATAAATTCGGGAAATTTAGATGCCATCAGCCCTCCAAGCGCTCACAGCCCCGTTAATCCAGGAGAATTCTCCTTCGAGGTCAGAGCTGCTGTTGATGCAAGACTGGGACTCCCGTCCCCGAAAAAGCGGTGCCCTATTCCTCTGACGGATGCTCCATTATTTGGCTTGCTCTCCATTCCAGACAGTATCAATCCCATTGCTAATCCCGCGGACAATGTCCTTCCACCGCGCAGACATGCCGATCACTTGGTGAATTTGTACTGGCAATGTCTGGATCCTCTGGAGCCCTTGCTCGACCAGAGATCTTTCTGGACTACCTATGAGGCCATCTTCGACGGTAGGGAGATAGAGTGCAATGAACAAATAATTCTATGCATACTAAATCTTATATTCGCCTTGTCCACTCAATTGCAAGAATCAACTCCCTCGGAACAGCGAAACAGTGCCAGCAGAACTTTCTTCCTTCGAGCATGGCATCTGTTGCGTCCGGAGGTCATCCTCTGGCAAGCCGGCTCATTGGAGACTGTTCAATGTCTGATCCTTATGACACAGTATCTTCGGTGTACTTCAAACTTGCACCAGACATGGATGGCCTTGGGTTCCGCTGTCCGGATTGCCCTGAGCATCGGGCTTGACCGATCAGGGAGGGAGATATCCGAACCACAGAGAGAGAACGACGTGACACCGGATGTCTGGCAGCAATGCGTGTTTATGGACAG AAGCCTTTCCTGGTCGCTTGGACGGTCTTCCTCAGCACCTAGAGTACCCTTCTCGTCCAACTCACTTCGAAACGGTAGCAACCCGCCCAACTACGATAGCAATGCTGTCACGTCAGTCTCGGAGAAAATGCAAGAATTAACTAAAATTACCGGTTACATCAACCTTTCTGAAATACCTACCAGCAGGAATCCAGCCGAAGGTCTGGACTTGGCGATGCAAACCCAAGCTGAGCCCTATACCGTTATACAAATTGACGAGTCTCTAACTAGATTAGAAAACAGCCTTCCTCCCTTCCAGCCCCATACACCTATTATTGAACCCACCGACCGACGACTATtcctcctccgtctccg AATTGCATACACACGCATAATACTCCTCAGACCCACAATGGCCCACTTCTGTCTCCCACACCCCCAACCCCAGAAGCCAAACGAACCAAGTCTAGCCGACCACATCACCCAAACACACGCCACACTCTGCGTCACAAACGCCCAAAAGCTCATCACCCTGATCCAGACCTGCTCGCAACAAGACAACCCCGGCCTCATACCCTGGTGGTATCGGGTTTTCTTCCTCTATATTGCAATGCAGCATCTCATAGCAGCGATGCTGCGACCTGATGTCTTTGCAACGGTCGTTGTGGAGTCCTGGAATACGGCTGTGTCGGTACTAAGCGCACATGAGCATCTCAGTTTGTCTGTTGGGAGATGTCTGAATAAACTTCGGTTGATGTGGGGGAAGGTTGGTGATATCCAGGCGTCAATGAGTCATGTGGTTCTGGCGGATTGTGATATGGGATGGAGGGATGTTTTCCAGTATCTGGGGTTTGAGGCTGAGATGTCGCTGTTTGGCATGGATGATTCGGTGGGGGTGGGGGATATTGATTGGAGTTTATGA
- a CDS encoding glycine/D-amino acid oxidase has translation MFAQHSSRVLRSQIRRTSTVVLTTNYSALKITLTTRPMATIARPEQWMNTSGETTPVWVHKMPFSKYPRFETLSHDIKTDVCVVGSGIAGISTAYELITRGKKVTMIEARNVLSGESGRTSGHLSNALDDGYSAIAKKHGKDGAKLAADSHTWAIDRAADIVKKLKLDCEFRYLPAIEISQYPRGDPKHDKEVGVMREEVDAASKAGLHASFREGLAIQGWDGEIDQRDGALFTGQGTFHPTKYMVGMLEWLRNHPNFQCFTHTRMASVEENDLVQVRTANGNTITAKDVVQATCVPIQKLSVIAEMEYMRTYCIAIRVPKNYIEDCLIYDQADAYKYIRFTDCDEHDDYLVIGGCDHKVGQDQVEGRFQELETWVRERFTKAGSVDYKWSGQIFEPVDYMAFIGKNQGMNHTYVVTGDSGNGLTHGILAGKLIADEIEGVQNPWASLYNPERLTSIAKSLGSMLQHDIQINTQYKRYLQTDIKDIEDLAVGSGGVLNKADLSAPMAVYKDEGGQTHRFSAICPHMKAVLSWNAAEKSWDCPVHGSRFSCDGVCVEGPAKSNLTPLDDFSKTKQQEQEAL, from the coding sequence atgTTCGCGCAACATAGTAGTCGAGTACTCAGATCCCAAATACGTAGGACTAGCACAGTAGTCCTGACAACAAACTATTCCGCCCTCAAAatcaccctcaccacccGCCCAATGGCAACCATCGCCCGCCCAGAACAATGGATGAATACCTCCGGGGAGACAACCCCGGTATGGGTGCATAAAATGCCCTTCTCCAAATACCCCCGGTTTGAAACCTTGTCGCACGACATCAAAACCGACGTCTGCGTTGTTGGCTCCGGAATCGCGGGTATATCTACTGCCTATGAGCTCATCACTCGCGGCAAGAAAGTGACGATGATCGAGGCCCGGAATGTGCTCTCGGGAGAGAGTGGAAGAACCAGCGGCCATTTGTCGAATGCCTTGGATGATGGCTATAGTGCGATCGCGAAGAAGCACGGAAAGGACGGAGCCAAACTCGCGGCCGATAGTCACACCTGGGCTATTGATCGCGCGGCGGATATTGTCAAGAAGCTGAAATTGGATTGCGAGTTTAGGTATTTGCCGGCGATTGAGATCTCGCAGTACCCTCGTGGGGACCCGAAGCATGATAAGGAGGTGGGTGTTATGCGGGAGGAAGTGGATGCTGCTTCGAAGGCTGGCTTGCATGCCTCGTTCCGTGAAGGCCTTGCCATTCAGGGGTGGGATGGGGAAATCGATCAGCGTGATGGGGCTTTGTTTACTGGGCAGGGGACGTTCCATCCGACCAAGTATATGGTTGGTATGCTGGAGTGGCTGAGGAACCATCCGAACTTCCAGTGCTTCACGCATACGCGGATGGCGTCTGTCGAAGAGAACGATCTTGTTCAAGTGCGTACGGCTAATGGCAACACGATCACGGCCAAAGATGTGGTTCAGGCGACCTGTGTTCCCATCCAGAAGCTGAGCGTCATTGCTGAAATGGAATATATGCGGACATACTGTATTGCCATCCGAGTCCCTAAGAATTATATCGAGGACTGCCTTATCTATGACCAAGCGGACGCATACAAGTATATCCGCTTCACGGACTGCGACGAGCACGACGACTACCTGGTTATCGGCGGCTGCGATCACAAAGTGGGCCAGGATCAAGTAGAGGGTCGCTTCCAAGAGCTGGAAACATGGGTGCGGGAGCGATTCACCAAGGCCGGCTCCGTTGACTATAAATGGAGCGGCCAGATCTTTGAGCCAGTAGACTACATGGCCTTCATCGGAAAGAACCAAGGAATGAACCACACCTATGTTGTCACTGGCGATAGCGGAAACGGTCTCACCCATGGTATACTGGCAGGAAAGCTGATTGCAGACGAGATTGAAGGCGTCCAGAACCCGTGGGCAAGCCTTTACAATCCCGAGCGACTAACAAGTATCGCCAAATCACTTGGAAGCATGCTTCAGCATGACATACAAATCAACACCCAATACAAGCGCTACCTGCAAACCGACATTAAAGATATCGAAGATCTCGCGGTGGGAAGTGGTGGTGTACTTAACAAGGCCGACCTATCAGCACCGATGGCCGTTTACAAAGACGAGGGAGGTCAAACGCATCGCTTCAGCGCTATCTGCCCTCATATGAAAGCGGTGCTTAGTTGGAACGCCGCAGAGAAGAGCTGGGATTGTCCGGTTCACGGAAGTCGATTTAGCTGCGACGGTGTCTGCGTTGAGGGTCCAGCCAAGTCGAACCTGACGCCCTTGGATGACTTTTCGAAAACCAAACAGCAGGAGCAAGAAGCATTGTAA
- a CDS encoding alpha-glucosidase — MSNSTPSYSAIAQRKQAHLESQIPAEWKLSASQIPSGMLSLEDSITNAKQYQRVNVMDVPRTCGLLTNKELEITENWDIRGLLRVIAEKRYTAEDVVGAFCKRAAIAHQVTRCLSEPLFDRALQRAKALDLHLQKSGKPIGPLHGLPVSVKDSFHVKGVDSTTGIVGLAFKPATQNSPLVDLLESLGAVIIGKTNVPQTMGALDSCNYLFGRTLNPLNRQWTVGGSTGGEGALIAMRGSMVGFGTDIGGSIRVPAMCNGIYGFKPSVGRVPFGGQEGGQMPGKGRVSLQAVAGPLARSVADLGAIMEEVVPRAELFGEDCIPGRWHGEFPFRLPETQGRNVTIGVLRSDGIVEPLPPIAKVLDEVAQTLRKTPGVEVVEIPVPAALTKCQGLAGRLMGVDGGNAMMDLLESTGEPLIPWLQGRMKRGRELTLSQLGQLQAQRSIVERELLKMWTLNSGTGRRIDAIIHPVAPHPVPEMDRYNAVGYTSSFVLLDYPAGTIPVRPFRESDLESGKEMDAPVLGSWDKANRQLWNEKTVDRRVYLGSPLSIQVVTPKQHDYELFRAMKIIDRAVRVPDTKKTAAKL, encoded by the exons ATGTCGAATTCTACCCCCAGCTACTCAGCCATTGCCCAGCGTAAACAAGCACACCTTGAATCGCAAATCCCAGCAGAATGGAAACTTTCCGCTTCTCAGATACCCTCGGGAATGCTCTCCCTGGAGGATTCGATTACCAACGCGAAGCAGTATCAGCGGGTGAATGTGATGGATGTCCCCCGAACATGCGGCTTACTCACAAATAAAGAATTGGAAATTACGGAGAACTGGGATATTCGGGGTCTCTTGCGAGTCATTGCGGAGAAACGGTACACAGCGGAAGATGTGGTCGGAGCTTTTTGTAAG CGCGCGGCAATCGCTCACCAAGTCACCCGCTGCTTGAGCGAACCGCTTTTCGACCGTGCCCTGCAACGGGCCAAAGCCCTCGACCTCCATCTCCAGAAGAGCGGGAAGCCAATCGGCCCCTTACATGGTCTACCAGTATCCGTCAAAGACTCTTTCCATGTGAAAGGCGTCGACTCGACCACCGGCATAGTTGGTCTGGCATTCAAACCCGCCACGCAGAACTCGCCTCTAGTAGATCTCCTCGAATCCCTAGGCGCCGTGATCATCGGCAAGACCAATGTGCCCCAGACAATGGGTGCACTGGACAGCTGCAACTACCTCTTCGGCCGGACACTGAACCCGCTTAACCGCCAGTGGACAGTGGGAGGCAGCACAGGCGGCGAAGGCGCGTTGATCGCCATGCGTGGATCCATGGTCGGGTTTGGCACGGATATCGGCGGCAGTATCCGTGTTCCGGCGATGTGTAACGGGATCTACGGGTTCAAGCCCAGTGTAGGTCGCGTTCCCTTCGGCGGCCAGGAAGGGGGCCAAATGCCCGGCAAAGGAAGGGTGTCTCTGCAAGCGGTTGCTGGTCCCCTGGCGCGGTCGGTGGCTGATCTAGGTGCTATCATGGAGGAGGTCGTGCCTCGCGCTGAGCTGTTCGGGGAGGATTGTATTCCTGGTCGGTGGCATGGGGAATTTCCTTTCCGGTTACCCGAGACGCAGGGCCGGAATGTCACTATCGGTGTACTTCGATCGGATGGTATCGTTGAGCCTTTGCCTCCTATCGCCAAAGTATTAGATGAGGTGGCCCAGACATTGCGGAAGACGCCTGGCGTTGAGGTGGTCGAGATTCCCGTGCCGGCGGCGTTGACCAAATGCCAGGGTCTGGCAGGTCGATTGATGGGTGTGGACGGGGGAAACGCCATGATGGACTTGCTAGAGAGTACAGGGGAACCGCTGATTCCCTGGCTGCAGGGCCGTATGAAGCGGGGACGGGAATTGACGCTCTCGCAGCTGGGCCAGTTACAGGCCCAGCGGTCAATCGTCGAACGGGAGCTACTGAAGATGTGGACCCTCAATAGTGGAACCGGGCGTCGCATTGATGCGATTATCCACCCTGTGGCTCCGCACCCAGTTCCTGAGATGGACCGCTATAATGCTGTGGGATACACGTCTAGTTTTGTCTTGCTGGATTATCCTGCGGGCACTATTCCAGTACGTCCATTCAGGGAGTCCGATCTGGAGAGCGGAAAGGAAATGGATGCCCCTGTGTTGGGAAGCTGGGATAAAGCTAATCGACAGTTGT GGAACGAGAAAACGGTTGATCGCCGGGTATATCTGGGCTCACCGCTGAGTATCCAGGTCGTGACGCCCAAGCAACATGACTATGAGCTGTTCCGGGCTATGAAAATCATTGATAGGGCTGTCAGGGTACCAGATACAAAGAAGACAGCAGCCAAGCTATAG
- a CDS encoding oxidoreductase translates to MSVADQVQLDNFGSIFSLEGKVAVVTGGSRGLGLHAASGLLQAGCSKVYITSRKAQACDEAVAALNALPNKRPGAKAISVAADNSKISELDRLVEEVKKTTDHVDILFANAGATWGEKFDTHPEKMFSKVMDLNVKSVFYLVQKFAPLLTVKATRDEPSRVIVTGSVAGLGVGSLGENATFSYSASKAAVIHLTKNLAVDLGPRHILCNAIAPGFFPSKMADGLISLQGGLKALEDYSPNKRLGRPEDIAGLVVFLGSRASSHLNGAVITTDGGSHLKGKL, encoded by the exons ATGTCCGTCGCCGACCAAGTCCAGCTCGACAACTTCggctccatcttctctctgGAGGGCAAAGTCGCCGTCGTAACCGGCGGTTCTAGAGGTCTAGGTCTCCACGCTGCCAGCGG ATTACTCCAAGCCGGCTGCTCAAAAGTCTACATCACCTCTCGCAAAGCCCAAGCCTGCGATGAAGCCGTCGCGGCCCTCAATGCCCTGCCCAACAAGCGACCCGGCGCGAAGGCCATCTCCGTGGCGGCCGATAACTCGAAGATTTCTGAACTGGACAGACTCgttgaggaggtgaagaagacgacggaTCATGTGGATATTCTGTTTGCGAATGCGGGGGCTACGTGGGGGGAGAAGTTCGATACGCATCCTGAGAAGATGTTTTCGAAGGTTATGGATTTGAATGTGAAGAGTGTGTTTTATTTGGTGCAGAA GTTTGCGCCTTTGCTTACGGTCAAGGCTACGCGGGATGAACCCTCCAGAGTCATTGTTACTGGCTCTGTTGCTGGTCTGGGGGTCGGTAGTCTTGGGGAGAATGCTACTTTTAGCTATTCTGCTTCTAAGGCGGCTGTCATTCATTTGACTAAGAATTTGGCTGTCGATTTGGGTCCCAGACATATCCTGTGCAATGCGATTGCTCCTGGCTTCTTCCCGTCGAAGATGGCTGATGGCCTGATTAGTCTGCAGGGCGGGTTGAAGGCGCTCGAGGATTATTCTCCGAACAAGAGACTGGGCAGACCTGAGGATATTGCGGGTCTGGTGGTGTTCCTCGGAAGTCGGGCTTCTAGTCATTTGAATGGAGCGGTTATTACGACGGATGGTGGAAGTCACTTGAAGGGAAAGCTTTAA
- a CDS encoding superoxide dismutase [Mn], mitochondrial (Mn superoxide dismutase MnSOD) gives MATTFSLPPLPYAYDALEPVICKQIMEIHHQKHHQTYITNLNAALSAQSTALAANNIPQLINLQQKIKFNGGGHINHSLFWKNLAPHASPETNIDQAAPVLKAAIEAQYGSVEKFKEAFGATLLGLQGSGWGWLVANGPGGKLEIVSTKDQDPVTDKVPVFGVDMWEHAYYLQYFNNKASYVEGIWKVLNWRTAEDRFKNGVEGSALLKL, from the exons ATGGCCACCACATTCTCCCTCCCACCTCTCCCCTACGCCTACGAT GCCCTAGAACCCGTCATCTGCAAACAAATCATGGaaatccaccaccaaaaacaccaccaaaccTATATCACCAACCTCAACGCCGCCCTCTCCGCCCAATCCACCGCCCTCGCCGCAAACAACATCCCCCAGCTCATCAACCTCCAGCAAAAGATCAAGTTCAACGGCGGTGGCCACATCAACCACTCCCTCTTCTGGAAGAACCTGGCCCCCCACGCCTCCCCCGAGACGAACATCGACCAGGCCGCCCCCGTCCTGAAGGCGGCCATCGAGGCCCAGTACGGGTCTGTCGAGAAGTTCAAGGAGGCGTTTGGGGCTACACTTTTGGGGTTGCAGGGGAGTGGATGGGGTTGGTTGGTGGCTAATGGACCGGGGGGCAAGTTGGAGATTGTTTCGACGAAGGATCAGGATCCGGTTACGGATAAGGTGCCGGTTTTTGGGGTGGATATGTGGGAACATGCTTATTATTTGCAG TACTTCAATAACAAGGCCTCGTATGTGGAGGGCATCTGGAAGGTCCTCAACTGGCGCACTGCGGAGGACAGATTCAAGAATGGGGTGGAGGGCTCTGCGCTTTTGAAGCTGTAG